The genome window AGCGACCGCCGATACGACCTCGCCATTCACCCGAGCGCCGCGCGGGACCACCGTCTTCCCGCCAACCACAACCGGCACATCGACCGAGGCGGCGAAGGGTTCGCCCACCCTGTTCTTGGCGGAGCTGAGTGAGTCAATCAAACGAACCGAAAGGGTCGTTCCGGCAGGTACCGTCGTGGCCGCGAACGCTCCAAGCGACATGCCCAGAACAGCTACCATCAAAAAGAGCCCGACTGCGAATCGCTTTCCCATGGCTACTCCTTTGTGAACTTTGACAAACCGCGGCTCCTTCCGCGAATGCAATTATCTTTATGCCTCACAGGATACCACAAGGAGACGACCCTGGGCAGGTAGGAGGCTCAAAGAAGCAAGGAGGCCAAGAAGGAAAGATGCCTACAACTCGAAAAAGGGTTGGCCCTCGCCGATTTCGATGATCATGTTGTCAATCAGGCGAGTGTTGCCGAACAAGACGGCCAACGCCACCAGGCAACGCCCGCGGAGGTCGAGCTTGGGCTCGAACGTATCCGCGTCCACGATCTCCACGTAGTCCACCATCGCCCGCCGTTCTGCTTCGATCCACTTGCGTATCTCCCCCGCCAGCAGCGACACCGATCGCTCGCCCTGCTCGATGAGTTTTCGGGCGCGGCTGAGGCTGCGATAAAGAACGGTGGCGGCCCGGCGCTCGTCGGCATGGAGGTAAGCATTGCGGGAACTCAACGCCAGCCCATCGGCTTCGCGCACGATCGGGCAGACCACCATCTCGGTATCGAGGTTGAGGTCGCCGGCCATCTGGCGGATGATGCGCGCCTGCTGCGCGTCCTTGCGGCCAAAAAAAGCAAAGTGGGGTCGGACGATTTCGAGCAACTTCAGAACCACGGTCGTCACCCCGCGGAAATGCCCCGGGCGGCTTTTCCCGCAAAGGCGCTCGCTCAAGCCTTCCACGGTGACGTAGGTGCGAAACCCCGCCGGGTACATCTCCTCGGCCCGGGGCGCAAAGAGGTAGGCGACGCCCTCCGGTTCGAGTTTTGCCCGGTCGCCGTCAAAGTCGCGCGGATAGCGGGCAAAATCCTCTTTGGGGCCGAACTGTTTGGGGTTAACGAAAAGGGAAACAACCACCCGCGAGCAGCGCTCCCGGGCAGCGCGCACCAGCGAAAGGTGGCCTTCATGGAGCGCGCCCATCGTCGGCACAAACCCGAGAACTTCGCCTGCATCGCGCGCCTGCCGCGCCGCCTGCTTCATCCAGTCAATGGTGTGAATGGTTTCCATACCGGGAACAGGCAACCATGGATGCACAACCACCGATACCGATGGAAAGAGAGCGTGGCTGGAAGCTTATCCGCATCCATTTGCTGAGTATTCTGTCGGTGTTCATCCGTGGTTCAAGATTTTCTAGCATTTTCTAACCAGCGTGGCGAGCATTCGGTCGCGCGTCTCCGTCGGCAGATGATACGACTCGGCGTCAGACGGAAAGGCCCCGGCCAGAGTATCCTTTTTGAAACCCTCCACGGCATGGCGAATTTGGGCCGCCAGATCGGCATATTGACGGGCAAACTTCGGCTGCACGCTGAAGCTCAATCCGACCAGGTCGTGGAACACCAGCACCTGGCCATCGCACTCCGGCCCGGCACCGATGCCGATGGTGGGGATTTTAAGCTCGCGGGTAATGAGCGCGGCCAGCTCCCGCGGGATGGATTCCAGCACGATTGAAAACGCACCGGCGGCTTCGACCGCCCGGGCGTCGCGCAGCAGTTGCTCGGCCGCTTCGATGGATTTCCCCTGCACCTTGAAGCCGCCCAGGGCGTGCACCGATTGCGGTGTCAGGCCGACGTGGCCCATGACCGGTATCTCCGCTTCCACCAGCCGGGCAATCAGCTCGAGGCGTTTTTCTCCGCCTTCCACCTTGACCGCTTCCGCGCCGCCTTCTTTCACGAACCGCACCGCGTTGCCCACGGCGGAGGCGGCATCCAGGTGAAAGGAGCCGTAGGGCATGTCGGCGATGACGAGTGCCCGCTTCACCCCGCGGCGCACCGCTCGCGTGTGGTGAAGCATTTCTTCCACCGTCACCGGCAAGGTGTTTTCGTAGCCGAGCACGACCATAGCGAGGGAATCGCCGACCAGAATCATGTCGATCCCGGCCTCGTCCACCAGCCGTGCGGTCGGATAATCGTAAGCGGTCAAGCAGGTGATGCGCTCTCGGCAAGATTTTCGTTCGAGGATGGTCGGAACGGTTACCTTGCGGTTCCCGTTTCCGCCGTTGAGGGGGACGCTCATGGTTACCTCCTGGGTGCCGGTCGCTAAGGGATCCGGCCCGAAAATCAAAAGCCCTTTCTGCCGGAGGTCCCGCAGAAAGGGCTGAGGACGATAGCGCCCCGCGGCCGCCCCCTCCCGCCTTGGCGGGATCCGAGCCGCCGCACCATCTTGATACCTTGGCGAACCGCGAACCCTCCCGACCACTCGGGCCGAGTCGCGCTCCGCTTGCGCTCACCGTCTCAGTCCCGCGTTAGCGGGATCCAAGCGGCAGAAAATACTGCGTGCCTTTCACCGGCTGCGAGAGCCGTCGCATCAGCTCCTGCAAGTCATCGTTCCGGTCAACAAAATCAATCTCGGACGTGTTCACCACCAGCAGGTCTGACGCCGTATAGTGAAAGAAGAAGTGCTCGTACGCCTTGGCAACCTCTTCCAGGTACTCCTCGGAAAGCTCTGCCTCGATCGGATGATTTTTCTTGGCGATGCGTTTCTTCAGGACTTCCGGCGTCGCCTGAAGGTAAATCACCAGATCGGGCGTCGGCAAACGCTCCCGGAACGATTCGTAGTAGAGGTCATAGACCTTCAACTCGGAATCGTCCAGATTAATGTACGCGAAAATCTTGTCTTTCTCAACGAGAAAATCGGATACGACCACGCGGTTGGGGTCGGAAGCAAAGTCCAACTCTTTCAACAAGTTGTATCGCTCGATGAGGAAGTGCATCTGGGCGGCAAAGGCGGCGCCGGGGTGTTCCTCATAAAAGGCCTGCAAAAAGGGATTGTCCTCGCTGTCCAGGATGCGCCGGGCGTGCAGCCGTTCGGCAAGAATCTTTGCCAGCGAGGTTTTGCCAACGCGGATGGGACCTTCGACAACGATGTAGCGTGGCGGAACAAACGCGGGAGTGGGAGCGAGCGCCATGGCGGCGGATTATAGCCAAGCCTCCGCGCTCCCGCAAGCCAACGATCCCGGGAGCACCCTTCTGCCCGAGAACCTCCCATACTCTTTTCTTCGCTGTCTGCCGGTCACGTCTATTTTTTGGCTAACCTTTTGCCCGCAACCGGTGTCAAACAGATTGGGTGTAGTCCCGGGCGAAGGGGAGGCAACCATGTCTCGTCGTCTCGGGCTTTTCTTCTTCTTCCTCACTCTCTTCGCATGTCTCGGGTTTCTTGCCCGGGTTGCTTTTCTTGAAACCGTCCAGGCAAAAACCACCTCAAGGGTTCTTCCTCCGGCCAGCTACGAGGGCCTGGCTCTCTATCCGGTGGTGGTGTCGGAGTGGCCTTCGACGGAAGATTACCTGACGCTCGATGAAGGTCTCCAAACGGGCCAGGTGGTGGTGAGCGAGGTAGGCGGTGAAATTCTCCGTCGCTCGCGCGATGGCCGGCCGCTGCCCATCCAGGGCGGAGGGGCGCAGGTGAATCGCCTGGCGCTCCTCAATCACTCCAAGAAGCGCCTGATTTTGCTTGCTGGCGAAATTGTGAGTGGCGGTAAGCAGGACCGCGTGATTGCCAAGGACCGCCTGGTCGCTCCGGAAGGGGAACCGCTGCCGCTCGATGTCTTCTGTGTCGAACACGGGCGGTGGACGGGTGCTTCATATCAATTCCACGCGGTCGAGCTCATGGCTCACCCGAAGTTGCGGCAGGAAGTGGCTGTCGCCAAGGATCAAGCCAAAGTCTGGGCCGAAGTGAGCGGCGAAAACCGCGTTGCAGGCGGGAGTGGGGGAGGGCTGGCGACTTCGACCGCGACCGTTGAGGCAGTCGCCCGCTCGGGCACGGCGGCCTACACGAGTATTGCCAAGGACGCTCGCAGCCGGCGGCACATCGAGCCTTTTGCTGACGAGCTCGACCGTCGCTTCAAGCAGGCCACCGCCGGCCTCAAACAGGAAAGGGTCGTGGGTGTGGTCGTGGCTTACGGCGGCGAGCTGGCCTGGGCGGATGTGTTCGCTTCGCCGGCGCTGTTTGAGCGCTACTGGTCCAAGCTGCTCCGCTCCTACGTGGTCGAAGCGCTGAACCGGCCCAAGCCTAAGGAGGCGGCGCCGGAAGTGGCGCGGGCGCAGGAATTTCTTACCCCGCTTCGTGGCGCAGAAAAATCAGAGAGCGAACCTGACCTCTACCGCACCACCGAAATCTCCGAGCGCGGCTATGCCCAATTCGAGCTCATCGCCCTCGGCAAATCGCCGCTCGAGCTGCACTTCAACAAGCTGCGGAAGGAATAAGGGTTCGCCTTCGGACAGACCACTACGAGGGAGATTAGAAATGCGGCCCGCAATGGATGCGGGACCGGCCGATCCGGCGTCGCTGCTTGAAGAGCTGGCTCGGGCGATGGCGCCCAGGGAGAAAGCGACGCACCGGCTGGAAGTTCATCGGGTATGCTGGCCTGTCGATATGCGCCGCGTAGGACGCAAGATGCTCGGCTTCGTGGTAATGGCGATTTTTCTCGCGCCGAGCACCGCGACCGCCCAGGAGCCTGAGTACGAAAGCGAGCGGCAACTCCCGCTTGCGCCCCCCGATATGGTGCGGACCGCCGAGCACCTCCTGATCGAAAATTTCGGCCGCGAGCCATTCGAGAGGTTCGTCACGCTTCGCTCGGCACGTACCTATCCGCCTGGCAAGCTCAACGCAAGCGCTGTGCACGCCGTGAGCTTCAACTATCGCATCGAGGGCCTGGACTACCTCCTCTTCCATCCGGTATCTCTCTGGCTCGATGACGCCGACCAGGTAGTGAGTAGCTCCGGCGTGGTCAATTGCCGCGATCGGCAAATCTCATGCCCGCCTTTTCGGACTACTCGCGCGGCGGCCATTGCCATTGCCCGACGCGCCGGCTTGAAGCCAGGAAAAGAGTCCTTCTGCCTGGGCGGGGAATTCGTTCAAGGCTATTGCACGCAGCTCTACTTCCATCCGCGGTCGAAGCGATTTGTCTGGAGCGTGCGCAACAAAAGGCCACGCTGGCGTTCGTGGGAGTCGTGGCTTCCCCGGATGGAACCCAAGGGTTCGGCGATCTGCATTACTGAGCGCGGCAAAGAGGCGATCATTGACGCCCATGGCGGCGAGGTCTATGAACTGCAGCCGTGGATTGCCTTCGTCATGTATGCGCCTCATCCGTAAAGCTGTCTCCACATCAGGAGAGACTTGCTGATTGCCCGGACGAAAACTTGGCCGGCAGGCGCGCTGATTTCTGATTCTCGAATTTTGATTTTCTATTTTCTATTTTCGCCCCCGCGCCAGCGGCGAACTTGGCTCCGGTCGGGCGTCGCCGCCAGCAGCTCAGTGACGCTTTTCTGGAACGCGGGATGCCGCAGCCAGGGTGCCAGCTCCCGCAGCGGCTGCAAAACAAATCGCCGGTCGGTCATCCGGGGGTGAGGCACTTGAAGCTCGGCGGAACGAACAATCGCGTTTTCATAAAGCAGGATGTCAATGTCAATCCCCCGCGGGCCGCGCCTCACCATCCTTCGCCGGCCGAGCAGCCGTTCAATCCTCCGCAGCTCGTGCAACAACTGAAGCGGCAGCAGCGACGTTTCCGCCTCCACCACGCAGTTGAGGAACCATCCCTGCGCCGGAAAATCCACCGGCTCGGTTTGATAGAGCGAGCTGACCCGCCGCACTGCAATGCCGCTCGAGTTCATCCGGGCGATGGCCCGCTCCAGGTTCACCTGGCGGTCGCCCAGGTTCGAGCCGAGCGAAAGATAAACCGTCTTGGGATGCGTTGCGGCCATCAAATCCTCTGCTTCACACAGGCCTTTGCCATCTCAGTAATCGGTCTTGATCCGATCTGTGTTCATCAGTGTTCATCTGTGGTTGCAGTCTCTGGGATGGTGCTAGAACAAATCCGGCTGCCGCGATGGCGGGTTCAACCCAAAATGCTTGTAGGCGAGCGCGGTGGCCATGCGGCCGCGGGACGTGCGGTTCAAGAAGCCAATCTGGATCAAGAACGGCTCGTAGATCTCTTCAATGGCGTCCACTTCCTCGGCAATCGAAGCCGCCAGCGTGTTCACGCCCACCGGCCCGCCGTCATATTTCTCAATGATCGTCAAGAGCAGCTTGCGGTCCATTTCGTCAAAGCCGTAATCGTCCACTTCGAGCATTTTGAGCGCATCGCGGGCAACCTCCCCGGTGATTTTTCCGGCGGCGCGTACCTCGGCAAAATCCCGCACCCGGCGCAGCAAGCGGTTCGCCACCCGCGGCGTGCCCCGGCTGCGGCGAGAGATTTCTTCCGATCCCCCGCCATCCACCGGGATCGCCAGAATCTGTGCTGAGCGCCGCACAATCTGATCAAGGTCATCCGGCGGGTAGAAGTCCAGCCGGTGAACAATCCCGAAGCGCGAGCGCAGCGGCGCCGTGATGAGTCCGGCGCGAGTGGTGGCGCCGATGAGCGTGAAGGGTTGCAGGCGGTAGGGATGAATTCTGGCCCCCGGCCCCTGGCCGATGACCAGATCAATCCGGTATTCCTCCATCGCCGGATAGAGAATTTCTTCGATCTGCGCCTGGAGGCGATGAATCTCGTCGAGGAAGAGACACTCGCGCATCTCGAGCGCCGTCAGGATGGCGGTCAGGTCGCCTTTGCGCTCGAGCATGGGTCCCGAGCTGACCTTGATGTCAACGCCCAGCTCGTTGGCGATGATGGTGGCGAGGGTCGTTTTGCCGAGGCCGGGCGGCCCATAGAGCAAAACGTGGTCGAGCGCCTCGCCTCTCGAGCGAGTGGCCTCAATGGCGATGGAGAGAATCTCCTTGATCCGCGCGTGCCCGACAAATTCGGCGAGTGTGCGCGGCCGAATGCTCGACTCAAACTTCGAGTCATCGTTATAAGCCTGCCCGGAGACCAATCGTCGGCGGTCATCCTGAGGCTTCGGCATGGACCCGGCGCTCATGCGTTTGTACCCGCCCCTCTCGATGCCATCGGGGCTCGTGCCCGCCGCCCGGTGAGCCGTTGCAACGCTTCTCGCAAAACCGCGTCAAAGGATTTTTCGCTCGCCTCGCGCGCCGCTTCAGCCACCGCCTTCTCGACGGCTGCTTGCGGATAGCCCAGGTTGAGCAGCGCGGAAGCGACGTCGGCTTCAAAGGCGCCGCCCGATACTGCCGGGGCAGCGGCTATTCCCGTTTCGAGATGGGCCACCTTGTCGCGCAGCTCGACCACGATCCGCTCAGCCGTCTTCCGCCCGATCCCGGGTATCGCCGTCAGCCGGACCAAATCGTTGCGCCGGATGGCGGGTACGAGTTCGTCCACCGCCAGGCCGGAGAGCAACGTGATGGCCAGGTTAGGACCGATGCCGGTGACCTTCAGGAGCTGCTCAAACAGCGATTTTTCCTTGGCAGTCAGAAAACCGTAAAGCGTCAACGCATCTTCGCGGACGTGGGTGTGGATGAGGAGAGAAACTTCGCTGCGCAGCGGGCCCAGTTCCACGTAAGTCGAAAGCGGCACCTGGACGGCGTAACCAACCCCATTCACGTCCACCAGGATGCGGTTCGGCCGCTTCTCCGCCACCGTCCCGTGCAATGAGCCGATCATTTGTGCGCCATTATTGAGCAGCCCCGCCCCTGTGTCAACGCGGCGGGCAAATAGTCATTTGCTTCCAAAGAAATGCAAGCTGCCTAGTTGTCCAGAACTTCTAAGACGAGGGGCGTGTTTGGCGGCACTCTTTCTCTAAGGCAGAGAGCGTGACAATAGAGTTCTTGCGAAGGCTCGGCGGCCTTCTGGTCCTTGGGGTAGAGCAGCCGAACAGTTATGTGTCCGGCGTGAGAGTCACGCGGTTCAATCCCTTGTCCGCAGAAGCAGCAGATAGCTCCCTTTGCTTCGAGTCCCTCTTTGATCATCGCGTCCGTCTCAGCGTCAACCGAGACTCTCCTTTTGTGCCGGGAGCCAATTAAGCAGGGCCGGGACAAGAGCAAGCCACCCGCCGGAATAGGGCATGAGCATGCCGCCGACCACGAAAAGCGCCAAAAATTCCCAGCCGAGGAAGGCGGGCGTTCGCTTGCCCTGCGCTTCGAGCCAACTGACGACCTGGCCGAGGAAAATCGCCAGCACGCCGAAGCACAGCGACCAGAAAATCATCTGCCGATCCTTGTGTGGATCGATGGTATTGAAGAAGCCGTCCTGCCAGATGGCCACGAGTGCCCTCCGACCCCACCATAGAAACAACGCACAGTGAATCACTCCAATTGCCATGAGCAGCCGCCCAGCAATCCGCCCCATCTGTGCACCTCCTACTGGTTCTTGGTTGGAAGATTCTTTGGCGTCCGCCATACCGCGTTGGACTGCTTTACGTCAGCAATGAGGTAAACCGAGTCGGTCGAACCAGCATTCCACTTCCCTGAAGACTCTTCAGGTCAATAACGAAACATTGGCCGTTCACTTCATCTCCTTCGTCAAAATGTCGTGGGTGCCGACGCGACGGAGGGTGACCAAGTCCGACTCCCAGTTGAAGGTGAAGCGATAGACAATCGTAATCCGAGCTTCCCAAATGTGTTTCGTCCCTTTGATTCGTTTTGTGTGTAAAGAGGGATGGAGCGGATTCTGCTCCAGAAGAGCGAGCGCCTTGTCCGTTTGCTTCTGGATGTGCTTCGGGAGGCGTTGATAGTCCCTCCGAAAGCGATCGAAGACCCGAACTCTCACGATTTCAGGCTCGCGATAGCTTGCCGCATGCTCTTATATTCCTTGTAGCGGCCCTTGGCGAGGTCTTCATCTGCTTCCTTTTCTTTTTTCTGCCACTCCGGGGTCCAGAACCACAATTGATCACGGGGAATCAAAGCCATAGGGACAAGTTCGATCTTGTCATCCCATACGCGCAATTCAAGAACGTCACCTTCGCTCAAGCGGAGTTTGGCGAGAGCTTCCTGCGGTATGGTGAGCTGCCGCTTGGCCCCCAGCCTGACCTTTTCCTTTAGAGGTGTTCC of Candidatus Acidiferrales bacterium contains these proteins:
- the folK gene encoding 2-amino-4-hydroxy-6-hydroxymethyldihydropteridine diphosphokinase produces the protein MAATHPKTVYLSLGSNLGDRQVNLERAIARMNSSGIAVRRVSSLYQTEPVDFPAQGWFLNCVVEAETSLLPLQLLHELRRIERLLGRRRMVRRGPRGIDIDILLYENAIVRSAELQVPHPRMTDRRFVLQPLRELAPWLRHPAFQKSVTELLAATPDRSQVRRWRGGENRK
- a CDS encoding DUF6569 family protein, whose amino-acid sequence is MSRRLGLFFFFLTLFACLGFLARVAFLETVQAKTTSRVLPPASYEGLALYPVVVSEWPSTEDYLTLDEGLQTGQVVVSEVGGEILRRSRDGRPLPIQGGGAQVNRLALLNHSKKRLILLAGEIVSGGKQDRVIAKDRLVAPEGEPLPLDVFCVEHGRWTGASYQFHAVELMAHPKLRQEVAVAKDQAKVWAEVSGENRVAGGSGGGLATSTATVEAVARSGTAAYTSIAKDARSRRHIEPFADELDRRFKQATAGLKQERVVGVVVAYGGELAWADVFASPALFERYWSKLLRSYVVEALNRPKPKEAAPEVARAQEFLTPLRGAEKSESEPDLYRTTEISERGYAQFELIALGKSPLELHFNKLRKE
- the ruvA gene encoding Holliday junction branch migration protein RuvA, with translation MIGSLHGTVAEKRPNRILVDVNGVGYAVQVPLSTYVELGPLRSEVSLLIHTHVREDALTLYGFLTAKEKSLFEQLLKVTGIGPNLAITLLSGLAVDELVPAIRRNDLVRLTAIPGIGRKTAERIVVELRDKVAHLETGIAAAPAVSGGAFEADVASALLNLGYPQAAVEKAVAEAAREASEKSFDAVLREALQRLTGRRARAPMASRGAGTNA
- a CDS encoding AbrB/MazE/SpoVT family DNA-binding domain-containing protein, encoding MSDFSKPMGTPLKEKVRLGAKRQLTIPQEALAKLRLSEGDVLELRVWDDKIELVPMALIPRDQLWFWTPEWQKKEKEADEDLAKGRYKEYKSMRQAIASLKS
- a CDS encoding DUF6463 family protein encodes the protein MGRIAGRLLMAIGVIHCALFLWWGRRALVAIWQDGFFNTIDPHKDRQMIFWSLCFGVLAIFLGQVVSWLEAQGKRTPAFLGWEFLALFVVGGMLMPYSGGWLALVPALLNWLPAQKESLG
- the ruvB gene encoding Holliday junction branch migration DNA helicase RuvB, which translates into the protein MPKPQDDRRRLVSGQAYNDDSKFESSIRPRTLAEFVGHARIKEILSIAIEATRSRGEALDHVLLYGPPGLGKTTLATIIANELGVDIKVSSGPMLERKGDLTAILTALEMRECLFLDEIHRLQAQIEEILYPAMEEYRIDLVIGQGPGARIHPYRLQPFTLIGATTRAGLITAPLRSRFGIVHRLDFYPPDDLDQIVRRSAQILAIPVDGGGSEEISRRSRGTPRVANRLLRRVRDFAEVRAAGKITGEVARDALKMLEVDDYGFDEMDRKLLLTIIEKYDGGPVGVNTLAASIAEEVDAIEEIYEPFLIQIGFLNRTSRGRMATALAYKHFGLNPPSRQPDLF
- the panC gene encoding pantoate--beta-alanine ligase; the encoded protein is METIHTIDWMKQAARQARDAGEVLGFVPTMGALHEGHLSLVRAARERCSRVVVSLFVNPKQFGPKEDFARYPRDFDGDRAKLEPEGVAYLFAPRAEEMYPAGFRTYVTVEGLSERLCGKSRPGHFRGVTTVVLKLLEIVRPHFAFFGRKDAQQARIIRQMAGDLNLDTEMVVCPIVREADGLALSSRNAYLHADERRAATVLYRSLSRARKLIEQGERSVSLLAGEIRKWIEAERRAMVDYVEIVDADTFEPKLDLRGRCLVALAVLFGNTRLIDNMIIEIGEGQPFFEL
- the panB gene encoding 3-methyl-2-oxobutanoate hydroxymethyltransferase — translated: MSVPLNGGNGNRKVTVPTILERKSCRERITCLTAYDYPTARLVDEAGIDMILVGDSLAMVVLGYENTLPVTVEEMLHHTRAVRRGVKRALVIADMPYGSFHLDAASAVGNAVRFVKEGGAEAVKVEGGEKRLELIARLVEAEIPVMGHVGLTPQSVHALGGFKVQGKSIEAAEQLLRDARAVEAAGAFSIVLESIPRELAALITRELKIPTIGIGAGPECDGQVLVFHDLVGLSFSVQPKFARQYADLAAQIRHAVEGFKKDTLAGAFPSDAESYHLPTETRDRMLATLVRKC
- a CDS encoding deoxynucleoside kinase, whose protein sequence is MALAPTPAFVPPRYIVVEGPIRVGKTSLAKILAERLHARRILDSEDNPFLQAFYEEHPGAAFAAQMHFLIERYNLLKELDFASDPNRVVVSDFLVEKDKIFAYINLDDSELKVYDLYYESFRERLPTPDLVIYLQATPEVLKKRIAKKNHPIEAELSEEYLEEVAKAYEHFFFHYTASDLLVVNTSEIDFVDRNDDLQELMRRLSQPVKGTQYFLPLGSR